Sequence from the Exiguobacterium aurantiacum genome:
ACCAATCGAGCGTGAAACCTTCAAAGTTACTCATCGTCCCGCCGCTGTTGAACGAGTAGACGACCAAGTAAAGAATTGGTGCGTAGAGGATGAAGAACACGACCAGCAAATACAGGTTGGCTAATTTAAATTTTTTCGGTTTCATCGACGCACCGCTCCTTTCGCGCCCCAGTCACGTGTGATGACCATGACGAGGACCATCGCCAAAATCAAGAACACGGCAATCGTTGAGCCCATGCCCCAGTTTTGCGTGACGAGGAATTGTTGTTCAATCGCCGTCCCGAGCGTGATGACGCGGTTCCCCGCAATCAGTCGAGTAATCATGAAGAGCGACAACGCCGGAATGAAGACGATTTGAATCCCTGACTTCACACCGTCAAGCGTGAGCGGGAAGATGACCCGGCGGAACGTCGTCCAGTTCGAGGCCCCGAGATCGCGCGACGCATAGACGAGCGACGGCGGGAGTTTCTCGATCGCGTTATAGATTGGCAAGATCATGAACGGGATGAAGATGTACACCGAGACGAACACGAAACTGAAGTCCGTGAACAAAATCTGTTGCGTCCCGATGCCAATCGCCTCTAAAAACTGGTTCGTGATGCCGTATGTCCCGAAAATGCCGAGGAATGCATAGGCTTTGAGCAATAAGTTGATCCATGATGGCAAAATGATGAGCAACAACCAAAGTTGCTTATGCTTCGTCTTCGTCAATAAATAAGCGGTCGGATACCCGATCAAAAGCGAGAAGAACGTAATCAAGAACGCATACCAGAAGGACGATAACGTCATCGTCAAATACGTCGACGTGAAGAACATCTGATAGTTCTCTAAGCTCAAGTTGCCTTCGATATCAAAGAACGAGTAGTAGACGACGAGCAGGAGCGGCGCGATGACGAACAGCGCGATCCATAACCAATACGTCGTCAAATAGACCGTCTTCGCGGTTTGACTAGTTTGATTCATGAGCGACCTCCTCATAGGACTCGAGACGACGGTCGAACTCTTCCTCCGTCTCTCCTAAACGCATGACGTGAATCGCCTCGTCTTCGAACGTGAGTCCAATTTTCGAACCGACGACCGATTTTTTCGTCGAATGGACGAGCCATTCGTTGCCTTCTTGGTCATAGCAGCAAATCTCATAGTGGACGCCTCGGAACAGTTGCGAATCGACGTCGACGACGAGTTTCGCCGATTCGACCGACGTCATCTCCAAATCTTCCGGACGGATGATGACTTCAACTTTCTCGTTGCGGTCAAACCCTTGGTCGACGCAATCGAACGTCTTCCCGGCGAACGTGACGACGTTGTCCTCTGGCATAACACCCGGTACGATGTTCGATTCTCCGATGAAATCGGCGACGAAACGGTTGATTGGCTCGTCGTAAATATCGGTCGGCGTCCCACTTTGGACGACCTTCCCGTTATTCATGACGAAGATCTCATCCGACATCGCGAGCGCTTCTTCCTGGTCGTGCGTGACAAAGATGAACGTGATGCCGAGACGCTGTTGCAATTCGCGGAGCTCATATTGCATCTCCGTCCGGAGTTTCAAATCGAGCGCCGAGAGCGGCTCATCGAGCAAGATGACTTCCGGTTCGTTGACGATGGCACGGGCGATGGCCACACGCTGGCGTTGTCCGCCTGACATCTCATCGATTTCACGTGAC
This genomic interval carries:
- a CDS encoding ABC transporter permease, with amino-acid sequence MNQTSQTAKTVYLTTYWLWIALFVIAPLLLVVYYSFFDIEGNLSLENYQMFFTSTYLTMTLSSFWYAFLITFFSLLIGYPTAYLLTKTKHKQLWLLLIILPSWINLLLKAYAFLGIFGTYGITNQFLEAIGIGTQQILFTDFSFVFVSVYIFIPFMILPIYNAIEKLPPSLVYASRDLGASNWTTFRRVIFPLTLDGVKSGIQIVFIPALSLFMITRLIAGNRVITLGTAIEQQFLVTQNWGMGSTIAVFLILAMVLVMVITRDWGAKGAVRR
- a CDS encoding ABC transporter ATP-binding protein — protein: MNPETIIRFDNVSKRYDDTVVLENISFEIEKGKFYTLLGPSGCGKTTILRLIAGFTDASAGDIQFNGKRINDVPANKRQVNTVFQDYALFPHLNVFENVAFGLRIKKMKEADVKTKVEQALKFVNLQGYESREIDEMSGGQRQRVAIARAIVNEPEVILLDEPLSALDLKLRTEMQYELRELQQRLGITFIFVTHDQEEALAMSDEIFVMNNGKVVQSGTPTDIYDEPINRFVADFIGESNIVPGVMPEDNVVTFAGKTFDCVDQGFDRNEKVEVIIRPEDLEMTSVESAKLVVDVDSQLFRGVHYEICCYDQEGNEWLVHSTKKSVVGSKIGLTFEDEAIHVMRLGETEEEFDRRLESYEEVAHESN